A stretch of Lactiplantibacillus brownii DNA encodes these proteins:
- the glmS gene encoding glutamine--fructose-6-phosphate transaminase (isomerizing), with the protein MCGIVGVTGKDNAVSILLNGLQRLEYRGYDSAGIYVNDQNGKDYLVKEKGRIDDLRKEVAATPNVHGTTGIGHTRWATHGEPSVANAHPQVSEDGRFYLVHNGVIENFQDLKSNYLSDVTFTSQTDTEVIVQLVDRFVTKEGMATLAAFRKTLSLLGHSSYGFLLMDKEDPDTLYVAKNKSPLLIGVGDGFNVVCSDSLAMLDQTKDFLELHDGEIVVVKPDEIKITDQAGDAVHRETFHVDIDATQADKGTYPFYMLKEIDEQPNVMRKLSQVYLNDDGAPVINADLLAAIKEADRLYIVAAGTSYHAGLVGAKLFESLAGVPTEVHVSSEFAYNQPLLSKKPFFIFLTQSGETADSREVLLNVNEQKFPSLTITNVPNSTLSREATYTLLLHAGPEIAVASTKAYTAQIALQAILAKALGEADNQTPAKNFDVKQQLALVANGMQALVDEKSTFEKLAQSALLHTPNAFCIGRGLDYAVSLETALKLKEISYVQAEGFASGELKHGTIALIEKDTPVIGIITQQKTASLTRSNLQEVAARGAKTITIVTDALAKPEDTIVLPTVDERMTALLSVVPGQLLAYYTSLNKGLDVDKPRNLAKSVTVE; encoded by the coding sequence ATGGTAAAGACTATTTGGTCAAAGAAAAAGGTCGGATCGACGACTTGCGTAAAGAAGTTGCCGCAACCCCTAATGTGCATGGAACCACTGGGATTGGGCATACGCGTTGGGCGACTCATGGTGAACCAAGTGTGGCCAATGCGCATCCACAAGTTTCCGAAGATGGCCGTTTCTATTTGGTTCATAACGGTGTGATTGAAAACTTCCAAGACTTAAAATCAAACTATTTGAGTGATGTCACTTTCACGTCACAAACAGATACCGAAGTCATTGTTCAATTGGTTGACCGGTTTGTGACAAAGGAAGGTATGGCAACTTTGGCTGCTTTCCGGAAAACGTTGAGTTTACTGGGCCATTCATCCTATGGTTTCTTGTTGATGGATAAAGAAGATCCAGATACGTTGTATGTCGCTAAAAATAAGAGTCCTTTACTTATTGGTGTCGGCGATGGTTTTAACGTGGTCTGCTCAGACAGTTTAGCAATGCTCGACCAAACAAAAGATTTCTTGGAATTACATGATGGTGAAATCGTGGTTGTTAAACCAGATGAAATCAAGATTACTGACCAAGCTGGCGACGCTGTTCACCGCGAGACCTTCCACGTGGACATTGATGCAACGCAAGCTGACAAGGGGACTTATCCTTTCTATATGTTAAAAGAAATCGATGAACAACCTAACGTGATGCGGAAGTTGTCACAAGTTTATTTGAATGATGATGGCGCGCCAGTGATCAACGCGGATTTACTTGCAGCAATTAAAGAAGCTGACCGGTTATACATTGTGGCTGCCGGGACGAGTTATCACGCTGGTTTAGTTGGGGCTAAGTTGTTTGAATCCTTAGCCGGTGTGCCAACCGAAGTGCATGTTTCATCCGAGTTTGCTTATAACCAACCATTGTTGTCGAAGAAACCATTCTTCATCTTCTTGACACAATCTGGTGAAACGGCCGACAGTCGTGAAGTCTTGTTGAATGTGAATGAACAAAAATTCCCAAGCTTGACGATTACCAACGTGCCAAACTCCACGTTATCGCGTGAAGCAACCTATACGTTATTGTTACATGCTGGTCCTGAAATTGCCGTGGCTTCAACCAAAGCTTATACAGCTCAAATTGCCTTACAAGCTATTTTGGCTAAAGCGTTAGGCGAAGCCGACAATCAAACACCTGCCAAGAACTTTGATGTGAAGCAACAATTGGCTTTAGTGGCTAATGGGATGCAAGCTTTGGTCGATGAAAAGTCGACTTTTGAAAAATTAGCTCAGAGTGCTTTGTTGCACACCCCCAATGCCTTTTGCATTGGTCGGGGCTTAGACTACGCGGTTTCATTGGAAACAGCCTTGAAGTTGAAAGAAATTTCATATGTGCAAGCAGAAGGATTTGCTTCCGGCGAATTAAAGCATGGGACGATTGCGTTGATCGAAAAGGATACGCCAGTTATTGGGATTATCACCCAACAAAAGACGGCCAGCTTAACACGTTCCAACTTACAAGAAGTCGCTGCGCGGGGCGCTAAAACGATTACGATCGTGACGGATGCCTTAGCTAAGCCAGAAGATACCATTGTCTTGCCAACGGTTGACGAACGTATGACGGCCTTACTCAGCGTGGTACCTGGTCAATTATTGGCTTACTACACCAGTTTGAATAAGGGCTTAGATGTTGATAAGCCTCGGAACTTGGCCAAGAGTGTAACGGTTGAATAA
- a CDS encoding Cof-type HAD-IIB family hydrolase, which yields MSIKLIATDLNGTLLHGDQTYNQAWLQQTLTALKARGIRLVLSSGNQYAHLKQLFAGITADNLVMVAENGASIYVNDEQLYDGSLSATELEQFVTVDRQQAPLKSAYLIMVGEHGSYTEAGAPAALIAAAEKFYDNLQQVADFCVVKDKIKKISVATNPDHAAQKVAALNAHFAGRLLAHDSGYGVIDLVTAGVGKLPAVQWLMARWHLSADQLLAFGDGDNDKPLLQFAGQGVAMKNAAASVRQVATSVTELDNEHDGVLATIEKLVL from the coding sequence GTGTCAATTAAATTAATTGCGACCGACTTGAATGGGACGCTCTTACATGGTGATCAAACGTACAATCAAGCGTGGTTACAACAAACGCTGACGGCGCTAAAAGCCCGCGGAATTCGCTTGGTCTTGTCTTCTGGCAATCAATACGCGCATTTAAAACAATTGTTTGCTGGCATCACGGCTGACAACTTAGTGATGGTCGCGGAAAATGGGGCTTCGATTTATGTCAATGATGAACAGCTCTATGATGGCAGTTTATCCGCAACGGAGCTTGAGCAGTTCGTTACGGTCGACCGACAGCAAGCGCCGTTGAAATCAGCCTATCTGATTATGGTGGGTGAACACGGCTCGTACACCGAGGCTGGTGCGCCAGCAGCTTTGATTGCGGCTGCCGAAAAATTCTATGATAATTTGCAACAAGTGGCCGATTTTTGTGTCGTTAAAGACAAAATCAAAAAAATCAGTGTCGCCACTAATCCGGACCACGCCGCACAAAAGGTGGCGGCTTTAAACGCGCATTTTGCTGGTCGACTGTTGGCGCATGATAGTGGTTATGGCGTGATTGACCTAGTGACTGCGGGTGTCGGCAAGCTACCGGCAGTTCAGTGGTTAATGGCGCGTTGGCACTTATCTGCCGATCAACTCTTGGCATTTGGTGATGGTGATAATGATAAGCCATTATTGCAGTTTGCTGGGCAAGGCGTTGCAATGAAAAATGCGGCTGCCAGTGTGCGTCAGGTGGCGACAAGTGTCACTGAACTCGATAATGAACATGATGGCGTGTTAGCGACGATTGAGAAGTTAGTACTGTAA
- a CDS encoding aldose epimerase family protein, whose amino-acid sequence MKIIEHQANGINYYTLVNNHHMSVTIMDWGATVTAIKTHDKDGEFANVILGFDNGEDYITYQSFFGATIARVAGVLKNARWRGYDLTQNFGEHNLNGGNMPQIAFEPWFLERKLHTSDQVGLVMQYITLDGENGFPGTMTITADFILDNNGKFTISYTGKSDKATLFNPTNHAYFNLSGNADRLIDHQILKINADEYCALNKHGIPTGKLPWVTGTPFDFRDRTEIGPQIATIKGGLHHGFVLNETPYPQVELLDRVSGRKVTLRTNAKAIVVSSATNYRDDRYRLNGGKPMRSQLGLSLQPQLLPDAIHHKEFGNIIIEPNIPVTYQTAYQFSNIYDV is encoded by the coding sequence ATGAAGATCATTGAGCATCAAGCCAACGGGATAAATTATTATACATTAGTGAACAATCATCACATGAGCGTCACGATCATGGACTGGGGGGCAACCGTCACCGCGATTAAAACTCATGATAAAGACGGTGAGTTCGCTAATGTTATTTTAGGTTTTGACAATGGCGAGGATTATATTACGTATCAATCGTTTTTTGGCGCAACAATTGCACGAGTCGCTGGCGTGTTGAAAAATGCTCGGTGGCGTGGTTACGACTTGACTCAAAATTTTGGCGAACATAATTTAAACGGTGGTAACATGCCACAGATTGCTTTTGAGCCTTGGTTTCTCGAACGTAAATTACATACCTCTGACCAAGTTGGTTTAGTCATGCAATATATTACGCTCGATGGTGAAAACGGTTTCCCAGGTACGATGACGATCACCGCTGATTTCATCTTAGATAACAATGGTAAATTTACCATTAGTTATACCGGTAAAAGCGATAAGGCGACCCTCTTCAATCCGACCAACCATGCCTATTTCAATCTCAGTGGCAACGCTGACCGCTTAATTGATCACCAGATTTTAAAAATCAATGCCGATGAATACTGTGCGCTAAATAAACACGGCATTCCGACCGGTAAATTGCCCTGGGTAACCGGAACACCGTTTGACTTTCGTGACCGAACCGAAATTGGCCCACAGATTGCAACCATCAAAGGTGGACTGCATCACGGCTTTGTATTAAACGAGACGCCTTACCCACAAGTAGAATTGCTGGATCGCGTCAGTGGTCGTAAGGTCACCCTCCGTACCAATGCCAAAGCAATCGTCGTCTCCAGTGCAACCAACTACCGTGACGACCGCTATCGCCTCAACGGTGGCAAACCAATGCGTTCACAGCTTGGGCTGTCCTTACAGCCACAGCTATTACCTGATGCCATTCACCACAAAGAATTTGGTAACATCATTATTGAACCAAATATCCCCGTCACTTACCAAACAGCCTATCAATTTTCCAATATTTACGATGTTTAG